GACGACCTCCTGCGCCAGCTCGCCGAAGGTCGGTCGGTCCGGTCGGGGCACCGCGTCGGCGAAGGGCATGGGCGGCCGGTAGCGCAGGTCGGGGTCGACGGAGGGTCCGGCGAGCGAGCCCACGCCCCGGATCTCGTCGGTCGGCACCACGCGCTCCGACGGGTCGACGTACCCGAGGTCGGAGCGCAGGACCATGTCCACCTGGTAGCGCTCGTCCGGACCCCGGAACGGCGGCACGAGGATCGTGAAGACCAGGCCGAAGGTGAGGTTGACCAGCGTGATCCACCACACCGCCGAGTGGTGGCGGGCGGCCCACCGGCGGGCGCGCAGCACGCGTCCGCCCTCGTCCGTCGGGGTCACGTCGTCGATGCCGAGGACCCTACCTGCCGTCCCGCGGGGCCTCGTCAGGTCATGCGCCGGTGACCGCGCGCCAGACGCGCTCGGGGGTGAGCGGCATGTCGACGTGGCGGACGCCGAGGTGGGAGAGCGCGTCGATGACGGCGTTCTGGACCGCCGGCGGGCCGCCGATCGTGCCAGACTCGGCGATGCCCTTGAAGCCGAGCGGGTTGTTCGGCGACGGGGTCTCCATGAGCTCCGACTCGAAGGTCGGGAGGTCTGCCGCGCTCGGCAGCATGTAGTCGCCGAAGCTCGACGTCAGCGGCGTGCCGTGCTCGTCGTAGACGAACTCCTCCTGGAGCGCCTGCGCGATGCCCTGGGCCAGTCCGCCGTGCACCTGCCCCTCGGCGAGCATCGGGTTGAGGATGGTCCCGGCGTCGTCGACGGTGACGATGCGGGCCAGCTCGACGGCCCCGGTCGCCACGTCCACCTCGACCACGGCCACGTAGGCGCCGAAGGGGAACGTCGGCCCCTCCCCGGCGAAGTCGGACTCGCAGCGCAGCGCGCTCGACCCGTCCGCCGGGCCCTCGGCGGCGACGCGCTCGGCCACCGCCCGCCAGTCGACGGTGGCCGCCGACGGGGAGCCGGCGACGTGGAACGCCCCGCGGTCGAGGTCGAGCACGACGTCGGCGGGCGCCGCCTCGAGGAGGTCGGCGGCCAGCTGGCGGGCTCGGTCGACGAGCTCCTCGGTCGCCTGGACGACGGCGGTGCCGGCCTTCTGCGCCGAGCGCGACCCGCCGGTGATGCCGCCGCGGGGCACGACGTCGGTGTCGCCGTGCACCACCTGGATGCGGTCGAGCGGCAGGCCCGTGCGGTCGGCGACCAACGTGGCCCAGGCCGTGTGGTGGCCCTGCCCGTAGGGCGACGACCCCGTCAGGACGAGCACGCCGCCGTCGGGACGCAGCTCGACAGAGCCGTACTCCGAGCCCGGCACACCGGCCGTCCGGTCGATGAAGACCGAGCAGCCGACGCCGAGCAGGCGCTCCTCCCCCGCCTCGATGCGCCGCCGTTGCTCGACCCGCAGGTCGTCGATCGCCACCGCTGCGAGCGCCCGGTCGAGCGCCGTGACGTAGTCGCCGCTGTCGTAGGACAGGCCGGTGGGGCTCGACCACGGGAACTCGTCGGGGCCGATCAGGTTCCGGCGCCGCACCTCGATCGGGTCCATCCCCACCTCGGCCGCGAACACGTCGACCGCGCGGTCGACCAGCGCCGCGGCCTCCGGCCGTCCCGCGCCCCGGTAGGCCGTGGTCGGCGTCGTGTTCGTGACCACGCTGCGGAACCGAGCCCGCACGTGCTCGACCCGGTAGGGGCCGGGCAGCAGCGTCGAGGCGTTGACGACGAGGTTGGGGCCGACGAGCGGGTAGGCACCGGCGTCGCCCACGATGTCGGCCTCGAGGCAGCGGATCGTGCCGTCGCGGTCGCCACCGATGCGCACGGACTGGCGCTGCGCACGGGAGTGGCCGAGCCCCACCATGTCCTGGGAGCGGTCCGGGGTGAAGCGCACCGGTCGGCCGGCCCGCCGGGCGAGGAACGGCAGCAGCAGCTCCTCGGGGTAGGCCCGGCCCTTGGCCCCGAAGCTGCCACCGACGTCCCGGGTGACCACCCGCACCTGTGAGCGGTCGAGCCCGTACACGGCGGCCAGCTGGTTCCGCACCGGGTGCGCGCCCTGGCAGCTGGCGTAGAAGGTGAACCGGTCGTCGGCCGTCCACTCCGCCGCCGCGACCCGGGTCTCGATCGGGCAGGGGGCGAGGCGCTGGTTCACGAACGTCGCCTCGGCGACGACCTCGCACTCGTCGAAGGGGAGCGGCCCCTCGGCGCCCTTCGTGCCGTCGTTGACCTGGT
This portion of the Actinomarinicola tropica genome encodes:
- a CDS encoding xanthine dehydrogenase family protein molybdopterin-binding subunit; this encodes MALFGTKVLRVEDPHLLRGESTYVANVDLPGALHVGYVTSTLAHGRIVSVDVDEARRAPGVVDVVTAADVDLGPAPPVSPDYPEAMARPLLATGVVRFVGEPIVAIVAESAAALEDAAELVVVDLDPLPEVVGVEAALGGEVLLFPDAGTNQVNDGTKGAEGPLPFDECEVVAEATFVNQRLAPCPIETRVAAAEWTADDRFTFYASCQGAHPVRNQLAAVYGLDRSQVRVVTRDVGGSFGAKGRAYPEELLLPFLARRAGRPVRFTPDRSQDMVGLGHSRAQRQSVRIGGDRDGTIRCLEADIVGDAGAYPLVGPNLVVNASTLLPGPYRVEHVRARFRSVVTNTTPTTAYRGAGRPEAAALVDRAVDVFAAEVGMDPIEVRRRNLIGPDEFPWSSPTGLSYDSGDYVTALDRALAAVAIDDLRVEQRRRIEAGEERLLGVGCSVFIDRTAGVPGSEYGSVELRPDGGVLVLTGSSPYGQGHHTAWATLVADRTGLPLDRIQVVHGDTDVVPRGGITGGSRSAQKAGTAVVQATEELVDRARQLAADLLEAAPADVVLDLDRGAFHVAGSPSAATVDWRAVAERVAAEGPADGSSALRCESDFAGEGPTFPFGAYVAVVEVDVATGAVELARIVTVDDAGTILNPMLAEGQVHGGLAQGIAQALQEEFVYDEHGTPLTSSFGDYMLPSAADLPTFESELMETPSPNNPLGFKGIAESGTIGGPPAVQNAVIDALSHLGVRHVDMPLTPERVWRAVTGA